The Corynebacterium atypicum genome contains the following window.
CACGCACCTGGGCGGCGACCGTGCCAAATTCAATGCCCGTCTCCCAGGTGGCGCTGGCCATAGGTCCAATCAGGTCCAGGGTGACCTCGGGGCGCGCGGAGGTAGTGAAGTCCAGGTCGTGGCCCAGTCTGCCCATCAGCGCGTCGCGCACGGGCCCACCGACAAGGTAGAGCCGCTCGCCACGGTCGGCGAAGGCCTGCACCAAAGGCAGGAGCACCTCGCGGTGGCCTAGAATCGTGGCCTCGGCACGGGCGAGTTGCTCAGCTGAGCGTGCGGAAAGCGCGGGTAAGTCCTTCGAAGTCACCCCTGCAGGATACGATTTATAGGTGATGAGTACCAACGACGACGAGCCAGGCGGCGGGCGTCGGCGCCGGCGCCGGCGGCGCCGTCACAAGGCGGGCAGCAATAACCACAACCAGCGTGCAGGGTCCGGGAGCGGGCAGCAGAAACGCGGCGGCCAGGCATCAGGCGGGCGCGCTCATGGGCGACGCCGCGGCCGGCCCCGGGGCGCGCAGGCGCGATCGGCGGCCACGAAGCGGGCGAACCACCGGCGGCACGCTCACGACAGTCGCCCGACGATGCCCACACGCAACGAGACCTCTGCCGGCGGGCTGGTGGTCTCTGGCCTCTTTGAGGCCCGGCAGCCAGACGGCCAGCTGGACCTTTCGCGGGTCTACGTCGCGCTGATTGGCCGCCTCGACCGCCGCGGCCGGTTCTTGTGGTCCATGCCCAAGGGCCACGTTGAGGCCGGCGAGACTCCACGGCAGACCGCGCAACGCGAGGTGTGGGAGGAAACCGGAATCCACGGCGAGGTCTTCGCGGAACTCGGCGTCATCGACTACTGGTTCGTCTCCGAAGGGGTGCGCATCCACAAAACCGTGCACCACCACCTGCTGCGCTACCGCGACGGCTACCTCAACGACGACGACCCAGAGGTAACCGAGGTCACCTGGGTGCCAGTCGACCACCTCATCGAGCGGCTGGCCTACGCTGACGAGCGCAAGCTCGCCCGCAGGGGATTGGACATGCTCCCCGAGCTCGCACAGAAAGAAACTAAGGCCACCCCTCGATGAAGTCCGCCCGAGTGCTCGCAACAGCGCTGGTGCCGCTGATGGTGCTCGCGCCCGTCGGCCCTGCCCACCACATGGCAGGCGTCACCTTCGGCCCCGCCCGGGCCGGGGCGCAGGCGTTGCCGCAGTCGCCGAACGATCCCGTCTTCCAGCAGATGTGGGTCAACCCCCAGGCCCGGCCCGGCGAGCACCTCGCGGACCTAGACGCCGAACTCACCGAGGTATCCGGCGGGGGAGTGATCACCGCGGGCGAACGGGTGCGGATGCGGCTGACCATCACCGCGGCCACCGATCAATCAGTCACCGTCACCCCGCGGGTCGCAGGACCGGTTACCGACGTCGCGGAAGGACGGCTGGCACTAGCCGGCGACCTTGGGCAGTTCATCGCCCACAGCTCCGGCGAGCAGGTGCGCGCGGGTGCGGGCCGGCCGATCGAGGTGACCGTCGAGCTGCCGGAGCTTAACCCCGGCCTCTACCCGGTGGCGGTGGCGATCGCCGGCGCCAGAGGAATCACAAGTCAACGGTTCCTCCTGCACGTCGCGCCGCAGAACCCGGCAAGCGCGGCTGCCGCCCGCGAGCAGGCCGCCCCGGACGCCCAACCGCACGCCGAGGGCTTGCGCGCCGGCGTAAGTAGCGCGGCCGTCGGAAATTGGGGGCTTCCCACCACCGGCGAGCCCGCCGCGCTGGGCGCCGTGGTGCCCATCACCCAGCAGGTCAACACCGTGCCGGGGGAGACGGGGGAGGCACCCGAGGCCGCGCCACTGATCCTCGAGGACGAGTCCCTGGCCGAATCGATGGGCCCGGACGGCCGCCTCGGCCGGCTGCTTGGCGCCCTCGAGGCGCGCGGCGGGCACGGCACCGGGGCAAGGGACCAGGCAGAGGCGCCCGGACGCCCCGCAGCGACCGGGGCGGCGGACGACGGCGACGGCGTGTGCCTGGCCATCGACCCGGCCCTGGTCTCCGCCGCCGAGCGGATGGCCGCCGGCTACACGGTCGCCTCCTCGCGCGTCTCGCAGGCCCAGGAGCACAAGCGCCTGCGCGATTCGTGGACCGCAGACAAGAACCCCACGGGGGCTACTCCGGGCGCGGGCTCGGAGGTGGCTGCGCAGTGGCTGCACCGGCTCACCGCGCTGTCTACCGGGTGCGTCGTCGCCTTGCCCTGGGCGAACGCGGACCTCGAGGCGGTCGCCCGCACCGGCGACCCCTGGCTGATGCAGGAGGCCGTCACGCGTGGGCCCGACGTGCTCAAGCGCGTACTGGGCGTAGAGACCCTACCCGGCGTGGTCGTCCCGGGCGGCGGCTTTGTTACTGCCGGCACCGCGCAGGCACTCACCACCGCCTATCGCAGCGCCTCGGCCGGGGACGGAGACGGCCCGCACCACGCCCAAACCGGCCCAGGGGCGGGCGGAGCCACCGACGATGCCGCGGAGACCGCCGGCAACCACTCTGGCATCGAGGCGCGCTGGGAGCGCTCGCGGCAGACCGCCGGCAAGACGGCGCCGGGCGCGGGCGCGCCGGGCGGCGAGCCGCACCAGAAACCGCTGCACATCCTGGTGGCCGACAACACGGTCTGGGGCGCCGGCGACTCCGGCCCGGTGGCCGACCTGGGCCCGGGCACGCAGGCGGTGACCATGCCCGGTTCGCTGGCCACCACGCTCGCCGCGCTGAGCCAGGACCCGGTGACCACCGCCTACTCCAACCCCGCCTCGCGGTTCGACTACCGCCTCGACGCCCCCGCAGCGCGCCTGGCCTCGGCGCGGGCGGCGATCCTAGCGGAGGCGGAGGGAGAAGGCCCCGTACTCATGACGCTTCCCGCCCTGGTCGACCCGGAGGCGCTTGCCGGGGTGCTCGAGCTTGTCGACGCCGCGCCCCACAGCAGCGTCGCCAAGCTGCTCACCCCCTCCCAGCGCACGTTCGAAGCCCCAGCGCACCCCGGGGCCGACCCCGCAGCAGACGGCGCGCGGACGGCCGACGAGACGGCCGTGGCCGAGACGGGCCTGCCGTTCGTCGACGATCCCGGCGGGTATGCCGATACCGAAGTGCAACGCGCGGCTCAGCAGTCCGAGTACACCGATGCGCTCACCCGCATCCTAGACAACGACCCTTCCATCGCGCTGACCCGCTACGAGTTCACGGCGCCGCTGCGCCGCGACGTCCTCGCCGCGCTGACCACTACCGGACGCCGCCAGCTTGCCACCTTCGACGCCGCCGTCGCCCACACCAGCGCGCGCATCGACGGCTCACGGGCGATGCTCCAGTCGCTGCGCTCGGCCATCGAACTGGTGCCGCCGGGCAACGTCTACACTCGCTCCTCGGAATCCTCGCCGCTGCTGATCGTCGCGCGCAACGGGCTGCCCCTGCCGGCTACCGCACGCATCGAGTACGAGTCCGCCCCCGGCGCGCGCCTGAACACCCCCAACGAACTGCGCATCCCGGCCCGCGGCTCTATCACCGTAGAGATGACCGCCAACCTACCCAACCAGCCCCGCCAGACCGACCTCAGCTTATGGCTTGCCACTCTCGACGGCGCGCGGATCTCCGATCGGGTGGAGATCACCGTGCAGACGCGTACCACGCTCGTCGCGGGCCTCGTGGGGGCGGTTGCGGGAATCGGCATCCTGGTACTTCTGGGGTTAGTTCGAGGCGCGCGTAAGCGTCACACCAGTTTCCGTTAGGGCGATGTTGTAAGCACAATAGGGCGTGTGAACTCCTCTGACGAACCGGGACTGCGCGGCCGCTTTGTAGCCGCCGCGCCTCCCGCCCCCGTGCCGGAGCCGCGAGCTAAAGAAAAATCTTCCCCGGCATGTGAGGACCGCTCACGGCTTACCGCCGCCCCCGATGGCTCGAGCGAATCGGGCACGCGCACTGCAGCCGCGACCACGGCCACCTCCCCCCGCAAGGCCACCTCCCCCCGCAAGGCCACCGCAGCCGGCAGGGCAGGCGCCCCCCATCGGGGGGCCGAGCAGCACGCCGCGCGCACCAGCGCAGAACGCGCTGCAGCCGAAGGCGGCGCGGAGGTAGAAGAATCCGAGGGCACCTCAGACGCGGACGTGGTGCGCTCCACCGGGTCGATGGCGATAGCCACGCTGTGCTCCCGGATCACTGGGTTCATGCGCAACGTGCTCATCGGCGCGTCGCTGGGCTCGGCGATCTCCTCGGCCTTCAACACGGCGAACACGCTGCCCAACCTCATCACAGAGATCGTGCTTGGCGCCGTGTTGACCTCGCTGGTGGTGCCCGTGCTCGTGCGCGCCGAGAAAGAGGACGCCGACCACGGCTCCGCCTTCGTGCGCCGCCTGTTTACCCTGGCGTTCACGATGCTGGGCACGGTGACGGTCCTCGCCGTCCTCGCCGCTCCACTGCTGACTCGGATGACGCTCGGCACGGACGGCGAGGTCAACGTCACCCAGTCGACGTCGTTTGCCTTCCTGGTGCTCCCGCAGATCCTGTTCTACGGGCTGTTCTCTCTCTTCATGGCGGTGCTCAACACCAAGGGCGTGTTCAAACCCGGGGCCTGGGCGCCGGTAGCCAACAACGTCGTATCCATCGCGGTATTGCTCGCCTACCGGTTCTTGCCCGGCGAGCTGGACCCAGCGGCCCCCAGCCCGGTCACCGACCCGCACGTGCTGCTGCTGGGCCTGGGCACCACCGCTGGCGTGGTGGTGCAGATGTTCATCTTGATCCCGCCGCTTAAGCGCGCCGGGGTGGACCTGCGCCCCCTGTGGGGCATCGACGAGCGTCTGAAATCCTTCGGTGGCATGGCGATGGCCATCGTGGTCTACGTGGCCATCTCCCAGGCCGGCTGGGTGATCACCACCAACATCGCCTCGGCATCGTCGGCGGCCGCGCCCAACATCTACCAGCAGCACTGGCTGCTGCTGCAGGTGCCGTACGGCATCATCGGCGTCACGTTGCTCACGGCGCTGATGCCCAGGCTCTCGCGCAACGCGGCAGACGGCGATGATAATGCCGTGGTCCGCGACCTGACGCTGGCCACCAAGCTGACCTTCATCGCGCTCATCCCGATCGTGGTGTTCTTCACCGTCTTTGGCCGGCAGATCGGCGTCGCGCTGTTCCACTACGGCGCGTTTGAGCGCTCGGCCTCTGAGCTCCTGGGGCTCACGCTGAGCTTCTCCGCGTTCACGCTTATTCCGTACGCGACCGTGCTGTTGCACCTGCGCGTCTTCTACGCCCGTGAGGAGGCGTGGACGCCGACCTGGATCATCGCCGGGATCACCGCCACCAAGGTGGTTCTCTCTCTGGCCGCGCCCGCGGTCGCATCCTCCCCGGACCGGGTGGTGGTGCTCTTGGGGGCGGCGAACGGCTTCGGCTTCATCGCCGGTGCGGGCATCGGCGGGTACCTGCTGCGCCGTAAACTCGGCCGCCTCGGCGGGGCGGAGATCCTGCGCACCTCGGTCTGGGCGCTGGGCGCCGGCGTCGTCGGCGCGGGTGTCGCCTGGGGGTTCGGCTGGCTTCTCGACCTGGCCGCCGGCGGGGTATTCGCCTGGCTGGGGTCCTTCGGCGAGCTGCTGCGCTTGGGCCTTGTGGGCGTGCTCTTCCTCGTGGTGGTCGGGGTGATCTTGAGCTTTTCCAAGCTGCCCGAGGTGCAGAACCTGGGGGCGCTGGCGCAGCGCATCCCCGTCGTCGGCCGCCTCATCCACGTCGACCAGGACCACGGCATCGAAACCGGCGAGGCCACTCAGCGCGAAATCAACCAGCAGTACCTGGCCGTCGAGGCGTTCGCCGCCACGCCCGTGCCCCCGCCGATGTCAGCCGGTGTGGTCCGCGGGCCGCGCCTGGTGCCGGGAGCCCCGGTTGCCGACGGCCGCTTCCGGCTGCTGGTCGAGCACGGCTCGGCGTCCGGAGCCCGCTTCTGGGAGGCCATGGAGCGCTCCACCCGGCGGCGCGTGGCGCTCGTCTTTGTGGATACCAGCGGCTCCTCGCCCCTGGCCCCAGCCACTCCCGCCGCCGCGGCCGGCGCCGCCTCCGAGGTGCGGCGGCGCACCCGCAAGCTGGACGCCCTCGGGCACCCGGCGATCGCGAGCAACATCGAGGTCTCGGCGTACCGCTCCGGCTGCCTTGTCGTCGCCGACTGGGTGGAGGGCTCCCCGCTGAAAACCGTCGCCGAGGCGGGCAACGCCGACCCGCGCGCGGCGGTGCTCGCGGTCTCTCCGCTTGCCGACGCCGTCGGGCGTGCACACGACACGGGCACCCCGCTGGGCTTGGACAACTGGTCGCACATCCGGATCAACACCTCTGGGGCGGCGGTGCTCGCCTTCCCGGCCGTGCTGCCGGATGCTTCGCGCACCGACGACCTTTCTGCCATCGCCTCTGCCCTGGAACTCCTGGTGGACCAAGAGACGGCCCCGGATGACGTCTGCGCGGTGGTCGCAGAATCGCGCGACCAGGACGTCAGTCCGATTCAGCTAGGCGAGCACCTCAAGGAGGTGGGGCTTGCCGGCGCCGCGGAGGCGGAAAAGTCGCGCACCCCGGGGGTGGAGCTGCGGGTGGAAAAGGACGTGGCTCCGGCCGTCGAGCAGCGCCCCGGCTTCGGCGCCGAGGGGCTCAACAGGCGCGCCACGATCGTGCTGGCCCTGCTCGTCTTTGCCGTCGTCGTGGGCATCGCCGCCGCTGCGACCTACCTCACCGGCGTCTTAGGCAAGGGCGGCGACGAGGCTCCCGTGCAGCAACCCGGCACCACCACCAAGGCTGCGCCGGCGCCGCTGCCCATCGTGCAGTCGCTCAAGTCCGCCCGGGTAAACCCGGACGATGAGGACGCACACCTGGCCGTGGACGGCGATACGGAGACCTACGTCGAGATTCCCCAGGGGTCTTCTCTGGATCTCTCGCTGCAGTCCCAGGCCGCCGTCAACACCGTCGTGCTCACGCTGGACCGCTCCGCGCTGGTGACGATCATGGATGCCCGCGGCACCGAGCTGGTGCGCGACTTCCAGGCCGCACCCGGCCGCAACACGGTGCTGCTCAAGTCGCCTGCGCAGCCGCACGGCGGTGCTTCCGCCGAGCCAAGCCCCGCCGGAACAGACGCGGCGACCCCGCAGGATCAGGCCGGGCAGCCTACGGCCACCACCACGGGTGCCACGCCGTCGCCGGGCGGCTCGTCGCCGCGCACCGGGGTATCGCGGGCTGACGCCAAGCGCGACGTCCGGTTCACCGACCGCATCTCGTTGACGTTCGACGACGTCGTCGGCGTCGAGGAAGTCCGGGTGGTAGGCATCGGGCCCCGGCGCTAGCCAGGCCGGCACGCCGCGCCGGGGAAAGAACCGGCTAGCCCGGCGGGAGCCGCCGGGCCGGGAAAAAGCCAGCTGGCCGGGGCAAAGGGGGACCGGATGGGGCCTGCACACCGTGCTGTGCACAAAGTGCGGGCCCTTCTGCGTGCGCCCCGATAGGGTGTTGGGCACACCACAACTTATATCTTCGGGGGGGGAGATTAATGGATCACCGCAGCGATCTGGAGCTGGTCCGAAGCTACTGCTCGGGGGAGGAAGAGGCGTTCACCGCGATCGTGCGCCGCCACCGGGCCCGACTGACCTGGGTGGCGCGCCGCTACTCCCGGCGCGAGGAAGACGCCCAGGACATCGTCCAGGAGGCACTGCTACGCGCCGCCATGAAACTGCACACCTTCCGGGCAGAAGCGAAGCTGACCACCTGGCTGCACCGGCTGGTGACCAACGCCGCATTCGACTACACCGGGCTGGCCCGTAACCGCAACGAGTCCGCCGTGTTGGACGACGACACCCGGCTGCGGCCCGCGCTAACGGGCGGCGGGCTCGCCCACGACCCGATGCACTCGGTGGACCTACGCTTAAGCCTGGTGCCGGCCCTAGGCGCAATCGCCGAGGGACAGGCGGCCGCGCTGGTAGCCACCCACGCCCTGGGGTTGAGCGTGGAGCACGCCGCCCGGATCCTCGGTGTGCGCCCCGGAACCATCAAGTCGCGCACCAAGCGCGGGCGCGACCAGCTGCGCAAGCTTATCGACGCCTCCCTGCGCCAGGACGCCTCGACCACGGCGCGACCAGGACAGATCGTGTGTTAAACCCGCCGGCGGCTAGGATGAAACCTCAGCAGTAACACGGAATTGCAGGAGGCATCATGACCGTCCACGATCTGGCGATCATCGGGTCGGGGCCAGCCGGTTACACGGCCGCGCTCTACGCCGCGCGAGCCGAACTTAACCCCGTGGTCTTCGAGGGCTTCGAGTTTGGCGGCTCCCTGATGAACACCACCGAGGTAGAGAACTACCCTGGCTTCGAACAGGGCATCATGGGCCCCGAACTCATGATGGCCATGCGCGGCCAGGCCGAGCGTTTCGGCGCCAAGCTGCTCCAGGAGCAGGTCGACTCGGTGGAGCTGGACGGCCCGGAGAAGGTCCTGCACGTGGGCAACGAGACGGTGCGTGCCCGCGCGGTGATCCTGGCCACGGGGTCGGCACCCCGGCATCTGGGCATTCCGGGCGAGGAGGAGCTGACTGGCCACGGGGTATCTACCTGCGCGACCTGCGACGGGTTCTTTTTCAAAGGCCACACCATCGCGGTGGCCGGCGGGGGCGACTCGGCGATGGAAGAGGCGACATTTCTTACCAGGTTCGCCGAGAAGGTCTACATCGTGCACCGCAGGGAGGGCTTCCGGGCCTCGCCGATCATGCTCGAGCGCGCACAGAATAACGAGAAGATCGAGATCCTGACGAACAAACGCATCACCCGCGTCAACGAGGATGCGGGCAAGGTGAAAAGCCTCGAGCTTACTGACGCCGCGACTGGCGAGGTGAGCGAGCTTGCGGCCACCGCGCTCTTCGTCGCCATCGGCCACGACCCGCGCTCCCAGTTCCTCGGCGGGCAGGTGAAGCTGAATGACGCCGGCTACGTAGTCGTCGACGAGCCCTCCACGCGCACCTCGGTTTCCGGCGTATTTGCCTGCGGCGACTTGGTCGACGACCACTACCAGCAGGCGATCTCGGCCGCGGGTACCGGCGCTAAGGCCGCGCTCGACGCCCAGGCCTACCTCGAGGCGCTGTGATGCACGCCGTTACTCAAGAGACTTTCCGCGCCGAGGTCGTCGAGTCCGACCGACCCGTCATCGTCGACTTCTGGGCCGAGTGGTGCGGGCCGTGCAAGGCGCTCGCTCCCGAGCTAGCCAAGGCCGAGGAACTTCTCGGCGAGAAGGCGAAGATCGTTACCGTCGATGTGGACCAGGAGCGCGGCCTGGCGGCCATGTTCCAGGTGCTGTCGATCCCTACCGTGCTGATCTACTCCGGCGGCAAGCTCGCATCTCAGTTCACCGGTGTCACCTCCGCCGATGACGTCGTGGCGCGCGTGGAAGCGCTCGCCTAGCTGCTAGTCTGAGCATAAAGAAAGGAGTGCCGTGTCCGAGGTTTTGCGTGTCGGTGACACCAGCCCGCGGGTAGCTGAAGCCCGCGCCACTCTCGCCCGGCTGGGCCGACTGAGCAATTACCAGGGGGTCATCCCGGATACCGCGCAGGGATCGCAGCAGTACAGCGAATCCGATACGTACTTCGATCCCGCCTTGGCTAACCAGCTCAAGGCCTTCCAGCAAACCCGTGGCATCATGCCCACCGGAAACATCGATGAGATCACGCTCTACGAGTTGCGCGGAGCCACCTACTCGCTCGGCGAGCGCACGCTCGCGTACCAGCCCGGCAACCCGCTCGTAGGCGACGACGTCGCGCAGCTGCAAAAGCAGCTGCAAGAGCTAGGGTTTTACACCGACCGCATCGACGGCCACTTTGGGCCTGTCACCGAGCACTCGCTCAAGACCTACCAACTCAACTACGGCATCGCCCCGGACGGCGAGTTCGGCCCGGAGACCAGCCGCGCCTTAAGCCTTTTGGGGCGCCGCATCACTGGTGGGTCGGCCCAGGCGATCCGGGAGCGCGAGCACGTCCGCCAGGCGGGCCCCAGGTTGGCCGGCAAGCGCGTCATTATTGATCCCGCCCTCGGCGGCGAGCATTGCGGCCAAATCGTCCAGGGCCGCTACGGCGAGATCACCGAGGAGGAGCTGCTCTGGGACCTGGCATCCCGCATCCAGGAGCGAATGCAGGCCGCCGGGATGGAGGCCGTATTCACCCGCACCCGGCAGGATGACCCCAGCGCCAAGGCCCGCGCAGAGATGGCCAACGCCGCGGAGGCCGACCTCATGATCTCTCTGGCCCTGGACCACTACCACAACGAGCGCGCAGGCGGCGTGGCCTCCTTCTACTTCGGGTCCGAGATCGGCAACAGCTCGCTGACCGGCGAGACGCTCTCGGGCTACATCCAGCGGGAGATCGTGGCGCGCACCCCGCTGACCAACTGCGGCAACCACGGACGCACGTGGGAGATCCTCAGACTGAGTAAGATGCCCACGGTGGAGGTTGTCGCCGGTTACCTGACCAACCCACGCGACATCGCGATCATCACCGATCCGAGCCACCGCGACGCGATCGCCGAATCCGTCGTCGTCGCCGTCAAGCGGCTCTACCTTTTGGACAAAGGGACTCAGCGCACCGGCACCTACCGGTTCGCTGAGCTGCTGCGCGAGGAGCTCATGGGCTAGCCGCGCGGCTGGCCCTCGATGAGCTGCATAATCCGCTTGAAGTCG
Protein-coding sequences here:
- the trxA gene encoding thioredoxin — encoded protein: MHAVTQETFRAEVVESDRPVIVDFWAEWCGPCKALAPELAKAEELLGEKAKIVTVDVDQERGLAAMFQVLSIPTVLIYSGGKLASQFTGVTSADDVVARVEALA
- a CDS encoding NUDIX hydrolase, with the protein product MPTRNETSAGGLVVSGLFEARQPDGQLDLSRVYVALIGRLDRRGRFLWSMPKGHVEAGETPRQTAQREVWEETGIHGEVFAELGVIDYWFVSEGVRIHKTVHHHLLRYRDGYLNDDDPEVTEVTWVPVDHLIERLAYADERKLARRGLDMLPELAQKETKATPR
- a CDS encoding murein biosynthesis integral membrane protein MurJ, which encodes MGRVNSSDEPGLRGRFVAAAPPAPVPEPRAKEKSSPACEDRSRLTAAPDGSSESGTRTAAATTATSPRKATSPRKATAAGRAGAPHRGAEQHAARTSAERAAAEGGAEVEESEGTSDADVVRSTGSMAIATLCSRITGFMRNVLIGASLGSAISSAFNTANTLPNLITEIVLGAVLTSLVVPVLVRAEKEDADHGSAFVRRLFTLAFTMLGTVTVLAVLAAPLLTRMTLGTDGEVNVTQSTSFAFLVLPQILFYGLFSLFMAVLNTKGVFKPGAWAPVANNVVSIAVLLAYRFLPGELDPAAPSPVTDPHVLLLGLGTTAGVVVQMFILIPPLKRAGVDLRPLWGIDERLKSFGGMAMAIVVYVAISQAGWVITTNIASASSAAAPNIYQQHWLLLQVPYGIIGVTLLTALMPRLSRNAADGDDNAVVRDLTLATKLTFIALIPIVVFFTVFGRQIGVALFHYGAFERSASELLGLTLSFSAFTLIPYATVLLHLRVFYAREEAWTPTWIIAGITATKVVLSLAAPAVASSPDRVVVLLGAANGFGFIAGAGIGGYLLRRKLGRLGGAEILRTSVWALGAGVVGAGVAWGFGWLLDLAAGGVFAWLGSFGELLRLGLVGVLFLVVVGVILSFSKLPEVQNLGALAQRIPVVGRLIHVDQDHGIETGEATQREINQQYLAVEAFAATPVPPPMSAGVVRGPRLVPGAPVADGRFRLLVEHGSASGARFWEAMERSTRRRVALVFVDTSGSSPLAPATPAAAAGAASEVRRRTRKLDALGHPAIASNIEVSAYRSGCLVVADWVEGSPLKTVAEAGNADPRAAVLAVSPLADAVGRAHDTGTPLGLDNWSHIRINTSGAAVLAFPAVLPDASRTDDLSAIASALELLVDQETAPDDVCAVVAESRDQDVSPIQLGEHLKEVGLAGAAEAEKSRTPGVELRVEKDVAPAVEQRPGFGAEGLNRRATIVLALLVFAVVVGIAAAATYLTGVLGKGGDEAPVQQPGTTTKAAPAPLPIVQSLKSARVNPDDEDAHLAVDGDTETYVEIPQGSSLDLSLQSQAAVNTVVLTLDRSALVTIMDARGTELVRDFQAAPGRNTVLLKSPAQPHGGASAEPSPAGTDAATPQDQAGQPTATTTGATPSPGGSSPRTGVSRADAKRDVRFTDRISLTFDDVVGVEEVRVVGIGPRR
- the trxB gene encoding thioredoxin-disulfide reductase, yielding MTVHDLAIIGSGPAGYTAALYAARAELNPVVFEGFEFGGSLMNTTEVENYPGFEQGIMGPELMMAMRGQAERFGAKLLQEQVDSVELDGPEKVLHVGNETVRARAVILATGSAPRHLGIPGEEELTGHGVSTCATCDGFFFKGHTIAVAGGGDSAMEEATFLTRFAEKVYIVHRREGFRASPIMLERAQNNEKIEILTNKRITRVNEDAGKVKSLELTDAATGEVSELAATALFVAIGHDPRSQFLGGQVKLNDAGYVVVDEPSTRTSVSGVFACGDLVDDHYQQAISAAGTGAKAALDAQAYLEAL
- a CDS encoding N-acetylmuramoyl-L-alanine amidase gives rise to the protein MSEVLRVGDTSPRVAEARATLARLGRLSNYQGVIPDTAQGSQQYSESDTYFDPALANQLKAFQQTRGIMPTGNIDEITLYELRGATYSLGERTLAYQPGNPLVGDDVAQLQKQLQELGFYTDRIDGHFGPVTEHSLKTYQLNYGIAPDGEFGPETSRALSLLGRRITGGSAQAIREREHVRQAGPRLAGKRVIIDPALGGEHCGQIVQGRYGEITEEELLWDLASRIQERMQAAGMEAVFTRTRQDDPSAKARAEMANAAEADLMISLALDHYHNERAGGVASFYFGSEIGNSSLTGETLSGYIQREIVARTPLTNCGNHGRTWEILRLSKMPTVEVVAGYLTNPRDIAIITDPSHRDAIAESVVVAVKRLYLLDKGTQRTGTYRFAELLREELMG
- a CDS encoding sigma-70 family RNA polymerase sigma factor, which encodes MDHRSDLELVRSYCSGEEEAFTAIVRRHRARLTWVARRYSRREEDAQDIVQEALLRAAMKLHTFRAEAKLTTWLHRLVTNAAFDYTGLARNRNESAVLDDDTRLRPALTGGGLAHDPMHSVDLRLSLVPALGAIAEGQAAALVATHALGLSVEHAARILGVRPGTIKSRTKRGRDQLRKLIDASLRQDASTTARPGQIVC